From Rhodococcus sp. B7740:
GGCGAATGGACCGACGACACCTCGATGGCGCTTTGCATCGCGCGCGCACTCGAGCAGGGCGGCGACGTCGACGAGATCGCCGGGTACTTTCGCGACTGGTTCGACCAGAACCCTCCGGACGTGGGGAACCAGACTCGGCTGGTGCTGTCGCAGCCGACACTCGACGGTGCCGATATGACTGCGGCGGCAGCGTCGTTGGCCGGTAGAACCGGCGGCAACGGATCACTCATGCGAACGGCACCGGTTGCCCTGGCCTACCTCGACGACCCGGCCGGTTGTCGAGATGCTGCGGCGCGAATCAGTGCCCTCACCCACTCCGATCCCCGTGCCGGTCAAGCGTGTCAATTGTGGAGTCACGCAATTCGATACGCGATTGTGAACTCCACCTACGACGGCGTGACCGAGTTCTTGAACGAGGCCGAGGCCGACGTCCGCGAGTTCTGGCAGCCCCTGCTTCGTCAGGCACAGGAGGGGCAGCCGTCCGACTTCCCGAACAACGGCTGGGTGGTCCACGCTCTGCAAACGGCGTGGTGGGCAATCCACCGATCTGCCGACGCGGAGCAGCCCCTGCCCGCCGCTCTCGTACTGTGCGTCCGCGCCGGCGGCGACACCGACACCACGGCGGCCATAGCCGGAGGACTCCTGGGAGCGCGTTGGGGCGCATCGGCGGTGCCGAGCGAATGGCGCGACATCGTCCACGGCTACCCGGGATTGCGCGCCGACGACCTCGACCGAATCACCTCGAACATCATTGCAGCGAAGGAGCCTTCATGACAGTCATCGACGTCGTCCAGAGCGACATCACGGACGTGGCGGCAGACGCGATCGTCAACGCTGCCAACACGCGATTGCTCGGCGGCGGGGGAGTGGACGGTGCCATCCATCGAGCCGGTGGACCCGAGATCCTCGCAGAATGCAAGGCGCTGCGGGCCACCACCCTGCCCCACGGCCTCGACATCGGGGCAGCCGTCGCCACCACCGCGGGCCGACTTCGAGCCGGCTGTGTCATCCACACCGTCGGCCCGCGCTACTCCCCGCACGAGGACAGATCGGAGCTGCTGCGACTGTGCTACGCCCGGAGTCTGGCGCTGGCAGCGTCGATGAACATGAAGTCCATCGCATTTCCACTGGTTTCCGGCGGCTCCTATGGATGGCCGATGCAGGATGCAGTCACCCAACAAGTCCTGGCAGTCAAAGCTGCCCGACCGTCGGTCGACCTCGTCATGCTCGTCGCCTACTCCCACGAAGCCGCGGACCTGACACGGCGGTTGGTGGGTTGACTGTCATCAGTTCTCGCAGCCGACGCCATCTTCGTCACGGTCCAGTTTGATGCTGTAGCCCGGATCCCCGGAGTAGATCGGGGCTGCACCCGCCGCACGGACCGCATCGCAATTGGCGTACGAGACAGCGGAAGGCACTGCGGCCAACGGCGCGGGAGCGGTGTAGACGGGCTCGGGTGTGTACACCGGTTCCGGCGTGTAGACGGGCTCCGGGATGTACACAGGTTCGGGCTCGGGCAACGGGATGTATTCCGTGGTCGTCGGTATCTCGACGGCGGCGGCGACCGGCTCGGTGGTCGGAGCCGCGTTCGTCGTGGTCGGGGCCGGTTTTGTGGTCGACGGCGGTGCGGTGGTCGTCGTGACGGTCGGCAACGCGGGCACGGCCGCGACCGGTGCGATGGCGGTCGGGGTCTCGCTTTCGGTCGTGGTGGTCAGCCCGATCACGAACAGGGCGGGGAGGACGGCGATGGCCGGTACCGCCCAGACCTTGCGACCCCGCGCGGGCGACGAGCGGAGGTACGTGACTCCGCTGCCGACCAGCAACGCGCCGACGAGTAGCGCACCGAACTCGAACGAGACCACTGCCCCGATCAGAAAAAGTGCACCGAAAACAATTGCGACCCAAGCGAATATCTTCCCGAACAGGGGGCGGCGAGGCGTCTGTGGCTCGGGTGCCGGGCGCTGAAAGGGTGGTGGGTAGGCACTGGTCATGTCGAGGGTCCGTTCGGGTCGCGAGGGGTGTCGATGCCGCGGCCGAGATGTCACCCGCGAGACCGGAAGCAACCGTCTCGTTCTGTCCGAACCGGTCGGTCGCATTTCCGTTCACCATGTCGCACCGACCGGGCTCCTCGTTACATCCCGTGTGAGAACGCCAACCGCCCGATCAGTAGTGCTCGCGAAAGCCGCCGATCGCAGTGATGGAATTGCCGTCGGGATCGGAGACGGTCGTCAGTCTGACCCCCTTGTTCGCGTCGACGATGGTGCCGAAGTCGATGCCGCGGGAACGAGCGGCATCGACGAACACCTCGATGTCTCCGACGGCAACGTTGAACAACGACGAGCCTGCCCGCTCGGGATCGACGGTCACCTGCAGCCACGCAGCCGAAGCAAGCCGCCACTCCACCAGACTCGGCATCGGATTGTTGTCGGGGCGGCGGTCGAACAGCTGCTCGTACCACTGTCGTGCCGAGTCGATATCGCGCACCGCCACCACGGCAAGCACATGTTCGATCATTGCGTTCTCCTCACAATCGTTCGGGTTCGCAGATATGGACCGGATCCGGCGGCCCGACTCATCGCGCAGAATCTGTCGGTGGCTCGAGTAGGGTCGTCACGAGTCCGAAATCGGGCACCGATACGAGCAGGCAGGGGACCGCAACGGTGTTGACGCTCCACCGCGCCGAACGCGCCGGAACACTCGCGGCTGCACTCGCCGAGATCTTGTCCGTTCCGTTGGACGATCCGTTCGTACCCGAGATCGTGTCGGTCCCGGCGAAGGGCGTCGAGCGTTGGCTCACCCAGCGACTGTCGAGCACCCTGGGCGGTTCGCACGGCGACGGCATCGCAGCGAACGTCGACTTCCCGAGCCCGACGCGATTGGTATCGCGCGCCATCGCGGCGGTCGACGACATCGACCCCGACGATGATCCGTGGGCTCCTGGCCGGGTTCTCTGGACGGCGCTGGAGGTGATCGACGAGTGCCGCACCGAGACCTGGGCGGCCGTCCTGTTCAAGCACCTCGGTGCCGGTTCCGAGGATCACCGGGTGGGACGCCGCTGGTCGACGGCTTCGCATGTGGCAGAACTGTTTCGCACTTACGGATCACAACGTCCTCAGATGCTGCGCGACTGGTTCGACGGGCGTTTCACCGACGGCCACGGCGGCGATCTCGACGAGGACCTGCTGTGGCAACCGCGGGTGTGGGCCGCGATGCGCGAGCGGATCGGCAGCCCGAGCCCGGCCGAACGACTGCCGCAGACCTGCGCGCGACTCAGGGATGCACCGGAGTCGGTGGACCTACCGAGCCGGTTGTCGGTGTTCGGTCCGACCCGGCTAACCACCGATCAGCTCGAGATACTGAGTGCACTGTCGCAGGCTCGGGATGTGCACGTCTGGGTTCCGCATCCCAGCCCGTCGATGTGGCGCACCCTCGCCGAGATTCCGGCGGTGACGCGCCGACGAGACGATACGACGGCTCTGGCCGTCGAGCACCCACTGCTGGCCGGCCTCTCGCGAGACGTGCGAGAACTCCAGGCCACCATCGCGTCGGTGGCGACGAACACCGTGCATCACCAGGGCCCGGAAGCGGCGAACACCCTGCTCGGTCGAATTCAAGCCGACATCACCGCCGATTCGCCTCCGTCTCCCGAATTCGACGACGGCACAACGTTCGTCGACGGATCGGTGCAGATTCACGCCTGTCACGGACCTGCTCGACAGGTCGAAGTGCTGCGCGAGTCGTTGTTGCATCTGTTCGCCGGCGACCCGACGCTCGAACCACGGGACGTGCTGGTCATGTGTCCGGATGTCGAGACCTATGCGCCGCTGATTCGCGCGAACTTCGGGCAGGCGGCGCTGGTGCATCCTGGACACCGGTTGCGGGTGCGCCTGGCCGATCGAGGCCTGCGCCGCACCAACCCCGTCCTCGATGTCATCGCCACGGTGCTGGATTTCTCGGAGGGGCGGGTGACGGCGAGCGAGCTGTTGGACTTCGCTGCGAGCGGCCCGGTGCGGGAGAAGTTCTCGTTCACCGACGACGATCTCGAGCGCCTGCGCGAGTGGGTGGCGAGCTCCGGTGCTCGCTGGGGACTGACGGTTCGGCAACGAGAAGAATACGGCTTGAACGGTTTTCGCCAGAACACATTCAAATCTGCGCTCGACCGCATCCTGCTGGGAGTGGCCGCGGACGAGACTCGTAACGAATACCTCGACCTCGCGCTGCCCCTCGACGACGTCGACAGCAACGACATCACCCTCGCCGGCCGCTTCGCCGAGCTCGTCGATCGGCTTGCCTCGGTGCTCCGCGCACTTGCCGGTCCGGCATCGGTGACCGAGTGGACCCGGCAGCTCGGGCGCGCCCTCGATCTCCTCGCAGACGTGCCCACCGCCGACGAATGGCAACTGGCACAGGCACATCGAGAGATCTCCGACGCCACCGAACACGGTGGCACCGCCGAGCTACGGCTCGCGGACGTGCGCGCCATGTTGGCCGGCAGACTGGCCGGTCGACCCACCCGTGCGAACTTTCGCACCGGCGAGCTGACCGTGTGCACCATGGTGCCGATGCGCTCGGTGCCGCACCGAGTGGTGGTGTTGCTCGGGCTCGACGACGAGGTGTTCCCCCGAGTGGGCAGTATCGACGGAGACGACATCCTCGCCCGTGATCCGGCTGTCGGCGAACGAGATATTCGCAGTGAGGACCGACAACTCCTCCTCGACGCGGTGATGTCCGCCGAGGAGAAGCTGCTCTTGTTCTACACCGGAGCAGACCCCGTCGACGGGTCGATCAAGCCGCCCGCGATCCCGCTGCGAGAGTTGATGGACGTGCTCGAGGTGACGGCGGGCGCAAGCGTCGAACACCGGCATCCGCTACAGCCGTTCGATCCGCACAACTTCGAAGCCGAGCACCCGTTCAGCTTCGACACCGTTGCCCTGGCCGGAGCGGTCTCCCAGCAGCGGACGCCCGATCCGGTGGCACCGTTTCTGCTCCACGCACTACCTCCGACCGATCGCGGGGACGTCGAGCTCGCCGAACTGATCGCATTCGTCGAGAACCCGGTGCAGGCATTTCTACGGCAACGGCTCGGATTTCGAGTTCCGGAGCTCGAGGACGACCTGGCGGACAGTCTGGACATCGAGCTGGATCCGTTGTCCCGGTGGAACATCGGTGATCGGATGCTCGCGGCAGTGCTCGCCGGTGGGGACATCGGGGAATTCGCGGACGCCGAGTGGCGGCGCGGCACCCTCCCTCCGTTCCATCAGGGCCGCAGAGAGATGTCCGACATCCGGCAGATCGTCGGAATCATCGCCGACGCGGCCGCTCCCTTTCACGAGGGTCCGGCCGAGACCGTCGACGTCGCGGTCGATCTCGGTGACGGACGCCGCCTGACCGGCACCGTCACCGGAATTCACGGCCGTACGCTGGCGAGATCGTCCTACTCGCGCCTGGCCGCCAAACATCGACTGGCCGCGTGGGTGAGGTTGCTGGCGGTGGCCGCATCCCAGCCAGGGGAGTGGAGCGCCGTCACCATCGGCCGGGCGAGCGGGATGCGCCCGCCTCGTCGCTCTCGGTTGACCGCCCCGCGGGACCCCGCAGCCGTGCTGCGTGACCTGGTGGACCTGCGTGATCGCGGAATGACCTCGCCGCTGCCGATATCGACCGGTACCGCGTCGGCCTACGCGGAGAAGCGCTTCGGTGGCGGAACCATCGAGGACGGCTACGAGTCGGCCACGTGGGCGTGGCGGGGTGACTTCGGCGACGGGACCGACCGGTCGCTGCGCTACGTCCATGGGTCGACACTGTCGTTCCAGACGTTGCTCGCCGCGACCCCGCATGCCGACGAGACCGAGCCGTCGAACGAGAAGAGCCGTTTCGGAATTCTCGCTCGAAAGCTGTGGGACCCGTTGCTGACCGCCGAGAACATGGGGAACGCATGACTGCCGCCCGCGGTTTCGACCTGCTCGGTCCGATGCCGACCGGAACTACCGTCCTCGAAGCCAGCGCCGGGACCGGCAAGACGTACGCGATCGTGGGATTGGCCGCGCGCTACATCGCCGAAGGGATCGCCGAGATCTCGGACCTGCTTCTGGTGACGTTCAGTCGGGCCGCGACCCAGGAACTCCGAGACCGCACCCGCAGCAGGTTCGCCTCGATCGCCCGGGACCTGGCAGATCCGGACACCGCTCGCGCATCTCGGGATCCACTCGTGGCGTTTCTGGCAGAAGTCGACGACGCCGAAGTGGACCGGCGGCGTCGCCGGTTGCGACGGGCACTGTCGGACTTCGACGCCGGAACCATCGTCACCACTCACAGTTTCTGCCAGCGCATGCTCGACGGGCTCGGCATCGCGGGCGAACGCGAAC
This genomic window contains:
- a CDS encoding ADP-ribosylglycohydrolase family protein, translated to MRLTDIQHDRARGVLLGTAVGDALGAGYEFGYPTSEETIAMIGGGPSDWAPGEWTDDTSMALCIARALEQGGDVDEIAGYFRDWFDQNPPDVGNQTRLVLSQPTLDGADMTAAAASLAGRTGGNGSLMRTAPVALAYLDDPAGCRDAAARISALTHSDPRAGQACQLWSHAIRYAIVNSTYDGVTEFLNEAEADVREFWQPLLRQAQEGQPSDFPNNGWVVHALQTAWWAIHRSADAEQPLPAALVLCVRAGGDTDTTAAIAGGLLGARWGASAVPSEWRDIVHGYPGLRADDLDRITSNIIAAKEPS
- a CDS encoding O-acetyl-ADP-ribose deacetylase is translated as MTVIDVVQSDITDVAADAIVNAANTRLLGGGGVDGAIHRAGGPEILAECKALRATTLPHGLDIGAAVATTAGRLRAGCVIHTVGPRYSPHEDRSELLRLCYARSLALAASMNMKSIAFPLVSGGSYGWPMQDAVTQQVLAVKAARPSVDLVMLVAYSHEAADLTRRLVG
- a CDS encoding excalibur calcium-binding domain-containing protein, which codes for MVSFEFGALLVGALLVGSGVTYLRSSPARGRKVWAVPAIAVLPALFVIGLTTTTESETPTAIAPVAAVPALPTVTTTTAPPSTTKPAPTTTNAAPTTEPVAAAVEIPTTTEYIPLPEPEPVYIPEPVYTPEPVYTPEPVYTAPAPLAAVPSAVSYANCDAVRAAGAAPIYSGDPGYSIKLDRDEDGVGCEN
- a CDS encoding VOC family protein is translated as MIEHVLAVVAVRDIDSARQWYEQLFDRRPDNNPMPSLVEWRLASAAWLQVTVDPERAGSSLFNVAVGDIEVFVDAARSRGIDFGTIVDANKGVRLTTVSDPDGNSITAIGGFREHY
- the recC gene encoding exodeoxyribonuclease V subunit gamma — its product is MLTLHRAERAGTLAAALAEILSVPLDDPFVPEIVSVPAKGVERWLTQRLSSTLGGSHGDGIAANVDFPSPTRLVSRAIAAVDDIDPDDDPWAPGRVLWTALEVIDECRTETWAAVLFKHLGAGSEDHRVGRRWSTASHVAELFRTYGSQRPQMLRDWFDGRFTDGHGGDLDEDLLWQPRVWAAMRERIGSPSPAERLPQTCARLRDAPESVDLPSRLSVFGPTRLTTDQLEILSALSQARDVHVWVPHPSPSMWRTLAEIPAVTRRRDDTTALAVEHPLLAGLSRDVRELQATIASVATNTVHHQGPEAANTLLGRIQADITADSPPSPEFDDGTTFVDGSVQIHACHGPARQVEVLRESLLHLFAGDPTLEPRDVLVMCPDVETYAPLIRANFGQAALVHPGHRLRVRLADRGLRRTNPVLDVIATVLDFSEGRVTASELLDFAASGPVREKFSFTDDDLERLREWVASSGARWGLTVRQREEYGLNGFRQNTFKSALDRILLGVAADETRNEYLDLALPLDDVDSNDITLAGRFAELVDRLASVLRALAGPASVTEWTRQLGRALDLLADVPTADEWQLAQAHREISDATEHGGTAELRLADVRAMLAGRLAGRPTRANFRTGELTVCTMVPMRSVPHRVVVLLGLDDEVFPRVGSIDGDDILARDPAVGERDIRSEDRQLLLDAVMSAEEKLLLFYTGADPVDGSIKPPAIPLRELMDVLEVTAGASVEHRHPLQPFDPHNFEAEHPFSFDTVALAGAVSQQRTPDPVAPFLLHALPPTDRGDVELAELIAFVENPVQAFLRQRLGFRVPELEDDLADSLDIELDPLSRWNIGDRMLAAVLAGGDIGEFADAEWRRGTLPPFHQGRREMSDIRQIVGIIADAAAPFHEGPAETVDVAVDLGDGRRLTGTVTGIHGRTLARSSYSRLAAKHRLAAWVRLLAVAASQPGEWSAVTIGRASGMRPPRRSRLTAPRDPAAVLRDLVDLRDRGMTSPLPISTGTASAYAEKRFGGGTIEDGYESATWAWRGDFGDGTDRSLRYVHGSTLSFQTLLAATPHADETEPSNEKSRFGILARKLWDPLLTAENMGNA